In one window of Brassica rapa cultivar Chiifu-401-42 chromosome A07, CAAS_Brap_v3.01, whole genome shotgun sequence DNA:
- the LOC103832428 gene encoding protein SOMBRERO: MEIGSSSTVAGGGQLSVPPGFRFHPTEEELLYYYLKKKVSYEPIDLDVIREVDLNKLEPWDLKEKCRIGSGPQNEWYFFSHKDKKYPTGTRTNRATAAGFWKATGRDKSIHLNSSKKIGLRKTLVFYTGRAPHGQKTEWIMHEYRLDDNENEIQEDGWVVCRVFKKKNHFRGFHQEQDQDHHHHQYISTNNDHDHHHHQHQTESNSNNHSSLIPLSLDHHHHNMGRQIHMPLHEFSNTLSHGSMHLPQLFSPDSAAAAAAAAQPFVLSINTTDIECSQNLLRLTSNNNNYGGDWSFLDKLLTTNMNQQQQVQNHQAKCFGDSSNSDQAVTHDHLGNNNGNERFPFHYLGNDANLLKFPK; encoded by the exons ATGGAGATAGGCTCGTCGTCCACAGTGGCCGGAGGAGGACAGCTCTCGGTGCCTCCAGGTTTTCGGTTTCATCCAACCGAGGAGGAGCTTCTCTATTATTACCTCAAGAAGAAGGTTTCTTATGAACCAATTGATTTAGATGTCATTAGAGAAGTTGATCTCAACAAGCTTGAACCTTGGGATCTTAAAG AAAAATGCAGAATCGGGTCGGGTCCTCAAAACGAATGGTATTTCTTTAGCCACAAGGACAAAAAATATCCAACTGGAACCCGAACGAACCGAGCCACTGCAGCCGGGTTCTGGAAAGCTACTGGTAGAGACAAATCCATACACCTCAACAGCTCTAAAAAGATAGGACTTCGTAAGACTCTTGTCTTCTACACTGGTCGTGCTCCTCATGGCCAAAAAACTGAATGGATCATGCATGAATATCGCCTAGACGATAACGAAAACGAGATCCAG GAAGATGGGTGGGTTGTATGCAGAGTGTTCAAGAAGAAGAACCATTTTAGAGGATTTCACCAAGAACAAGACCAAGATCATCACCATCACCAATACATAAGCACCAACAATGATCAtgatcaccatcatcatcagcaTCAAACTGAATCCAATTCGAACAATCATTCTTCTCTGATCCCACTATCTctggatcatcatcatcataacaTGGGAAGACAGATCCACATGCCGTTACATGAGTTTTCAAACACTTTAAGCCACGGGTCAATGCATCTCCCTCAGCTCTTTAGCCCTGACTCGgccgcagcagcagcagcagcagcccaACCGTTTGTGTTGTCAATCAACACAACAGACATTGAATGCTCACAGAATCTACTGAGGCTGACTTCTAACAACAACAACTATGGCGGAGACTGGTCGTTTCTGGACAAGCTTCTCACGACCAACATGAATCAGCAGCAGCAAGTGCAGAACCATCAAGCCAAATGTTTTGGTGACTCAAGTAACAGCGACCAGGCTGTTACTCATGACCATCTGGGCAATAATAATGGTAATGAAAGGTTCCCGTTTCACTATCTGGGAAACGATGCTAATCTTCTCAAGTTCCCAAAGTAG